One part of the Sus scrofa isolate TJ Tabasco breed Duroc chromosome 8, Sscrofa11.1, whole genome shotgun sequence genome encodes these proteins:
- the IL2 gene encoding interleukin-2 precursor: MYKMQLLCCIALTLALMANGAPTSSSTKNTKKQLEPLLLDLQLLLKEVKNYENADLSRMLTFKFYMPKQATELKHLQCLVEELKALEGVLNLGQSKNSDSANIKESMNNINVTVLELKGSETSFKCEYDDETVTAVEFLNKWITFCQSIYSTLT, encoded by the exons ATGTATAAGATGCAGCTCTTGTGTTGCATTGCACTAACCCTTGCACTCATGGCAAACGGTGCACCTACTTCAAGCTCTACAAAGAACACAAAGAAACAACTGGAGCCATTGCTGCTGGATTTACAGTTGCTTTTGAAGGAAGTTAAG AATTACGAGAATGCTGATCTCTCCAGGATGctcacatttaaattttacatgCCCAAGCAG GCTACAGAATTGAAACACCTTCAGTGTTTAGTAGAAGAACTCAAAGCTCTGGAGGGAGTGCTAAATTTAGGTCAAAGCAAAAACTCTGACTCAGCAAATATCAAGGAATCAATGAACAATATCAACGTAACAGTTTTGGAACTAAAG GGATCTGAAACAAGTTTCAAATGTGAATATGATGATGAGACAGTAACTGCTGTTGAATTTCTGAACAAATGGATTACCTTTTGTCAAAGCATCTACTCAACACTGACTTGA
- the IL2 gene encoding interleukin-2 isoform X1 has product MYKMQLLCCIALTLALMANGAPTSSSTKNTKKQLEPLLLDLQLLLKEVKNYENADLSRMLTFKFYMPKQATELKHLQCLVEELKALEGVLNLGQSKNSDSANIKESMNNINVTVLELKVRYYFICSPGNKINGRAFQGGIKFLVFVKYSCILSAL; this is encoded by the exons ATGTATAAGATGCAGCTCTTGTGTTGCATTGCACTAACCCTTGCACTCATGGCAAACGGTGCACCTACTTCAAGCTCTACAAAGAACACAAAGAAACAACTGGAGCCATTGCTGCTGGATTTACAGTTGCTTTTGAAGGAAGTTAAG AATTACGAGAATGCTGATCTCTCCAGGATGctcacatttaaattttacatgCCCAAGCAG GCTACAGAATTGAAACACCTTCAGTGTTTAGTAGAAGAACTCAAAGCTCTGGAGGGAGTGCTAAATTTAGGTCAAAGCAAAAACTCTGACTCAGCAAATATCAAGGAATCAATGAACAATATCAACGTAACAGTTTTGGAACTAAAGGTAAGATATTACTTTATTTGCTCtcctggaaataaaataaatggaagggCATTTCAAGGAGGTATAAAATTTTTGGTATTTGTGAAGTACTCATGTATTCTAAGCGCACTGTGA